From Oryctolagus cuniculus chromosome 17, mOryCun1.1, whole genome shotgun sequence, a single genomic window includes:
- the SENP3 gene encoding sentrin-specific protease 3: MKETTQGTGSWGPEPPGPGIAPAYSSPRRERLRWPPPPKPRLKSGGGFGPDPGSGTTVPARRLSVPRPSFDASASEEEEEEEEEEDEDEEEEVAAWRLPPRWGQLGASQRPRPSRPSHRKTCSQRRRRAMRAFRMLLYSKSTSLTFHWKLWGRHRGRRRSLAHPKNHLSPQEGGATPQVPSPCCRFDSPRGPPPPRLGLLSALMAEDGVRGSPPVLSGPPMEEDGLRWTPKSPLDPDSGLFSCTLPNGFGGPPGPEGERNLAPPDASILISNVCSIGDHVAQELFQGSDLGTSEEAEQPGEKAGQHSPLREEHVTCVQSILDEFLQTYGSLIPLSTDEVVEKLEDIFQQEFSTPSRKGLVLQLIQSYQRMPGNAMVRGFRVAYKRHVLTMDDLGTLYGQNWLNDQVMNMYGDLVMDTVPEKVHFFNSFFYDKLRTKGYDGVKRWTKNVDIFNKELLLIPIHLEVHWSLISVDVRQRTITYFDSQRTLNRRCPKHIAKYLQAEAVKKDRLDFHQGWKGYFKMNVARQNNDSDCGAFVLQYCKHLALSQPFSFTQQDMPKLRRQIYKELCHCKLTV; the protein is encoded by the exons ATGAAAGAGACCACACAGGGGACCGGGTCTTGGGGGCCTGAGCCTCCGGgacctggcatagccccagcttACTCAAGCCCCAGGCGGGAACGTCTTCGTtggcccccaccccccaagccccGACTCAAGTCAGGTGGAGGGTTTGGGCCAGATCCTGGGTCCGGGACCACAGTACCAGCAAGACGTCTCTCTGTCCCTCGACCCTCTTTTGATGCATCAGCtagtgaagaagaggaagaggaggaggaagaggaagatgaagatgaggaggaggaagtggcagCTTGGAGGCTGCCCCCCAGGTGGGGTCAACTAGGAGCTTCACAGCGGCCTCGCCCTTCCCGCCCCAGTCACCGAAAAACATGCTCACAGCGCCGCCGCCGAGCTATGAGAGCCTTCCGGATGCTGCTCTACTCAAAAAGCACCTCACTGACATTCCACTGGAAGCTCTGGGGGCGCCACCGGGGCCGGCGGCGGAGCCTCGCACACCCCAAGAACCATCTTTCACCCCAGGAAGGGGGTGCGACACCACAGGTGCCATCCCCTTGCTGTCGTTTTGACTCCCCCCgggggccacccccaccccggctgggTCTGCTAAGTGCTCTCATGGCTGAGGATGGGGTGAGAGGGTCTCCACCAGTGCTCTCTGGGCCCCCCATGGAGGAAGATGGACTAAGATGGACTCCAAAGTCTCCTCTGGACCCTGACTCTG GCCTCTTCTCATGTACTCTGCCCAATGGTTTTGGGGGGCCACCTGGGCCAGAAGGGGAGCGCAACCTAGCACcccctgatgccagcatcctcatCAGCAATGTGTGCAGCATCGGGGACCATGTGGCCCAGGAGCTTTTTCAAGGCTCAGATTTGGGCACCTCAGAAGAGGCCGAGCAGCCTGGGGAGAAAGCTGGCCAGCACAGCCCGCTGCGGGAGGAGCATGTGACCTGCGTGCAGA GCATCTTGGATGAGTTCCTTCAAACTTACGGCAGCCTCATCCCCCTCAGCACTGATGAGGTAGTAGAGAAATTGGAGGACATCTTCCAGCAGGAGTTCTCTACGCCTTCCAG GAAGGGCCTGGTGCTGCAGCTGATCCAGTCATACCAGCGGATGCCAGGCAATGCCATGGTAAGGGGCTTCCGAGTAGCCTATAAGCGGCATGTGCTGACCATGGACGACTTGGGGACTTTGTATGGACAGAATTGGCTCAATGACCAG GTGATGAATATGTATGGAGACCTGGTCATGGACACGGTCCCTGAAAAG GTGCATTTCTTCAACAGTTTCTTCTATGATAAACTCCGCACCAAGGGTTATGATGGGGTGAAAAGGTGGACCAAAAAC GTGGACATCTTCAATAAGGAGCTACTGCTAATCCCCATCCACTTGGAAGTGCATTGGTCCCTCATCTCTGTTGATGTGAGGCAACGCACCATCACCTATTTTGACTCACAGCGCACCTTGAACCGCCGCTGCCCTAAG CATATTGCCAAGtacctgcaggcagaggcagtgaAGAAAGACCGACTGGATTTCCATCAGGGCTGGAAAGGTTACTTCAAAATG AATGTGGCCAGACAGAATAATGACAGTGACTGTGGCGCCTTTGTGTTGCAG TACTGCAAGCACCTGGCCCTGTCTCAGCCATTCAGCTTCACACAGCAGGACATGCCCAAACTTCGTCGGCAGATCTACAAGGAGCTGTGTCACTGCAAACTCACTGTGTGA